The DNA sequence ataaaataaatcgaACCTTAGAACTAAATTAcccaaaactttattaaaaaggaagtaaatataaacatgatGTACAAAAggtgcattttatttttactataCTTGCCCATCTTTGTATCTGGGATCTAGAAGAGTGGCAATGTAAAAGAGTGGCTCAGTTTCAATATCAGCACAGCGCTTCTCCACTGCCTCCAGCAGAGTCCTCTTCATTGTTTTTATTCCCTGGTCATCATCATCCTCCCGAGACAGAACACGTCTGAGGACTAACGAGGGAATGAATGACTTAATGAATGCATGGGATTATAGTTTGTTTCAAACAACAtgaatacataaaaatatatattacctGTTATGGCAGGGATTACATCAGCTGCAGTTGCAGTCTCCCTGCTCACATCCCTAGTCAGCTCTTCAAATGGGGATAGCACATCAGCAGTCTTTTTCATCAGCTCCCATTGGTGAGCTGTCAGTGTTGCTGGTAGAGTGCGCTCAGCTGCAAAGACACTAAGAGCACGTTTTTTGTTGCAGTAGGCTCTGCAGCATATAGAGGCTGCTGTTCCATCGTGTCTGCACATAAGAGAACATGATTCACTTTATGTTTGTGCAAATTATTAAGTGCAGAGCACGCAATGTATTAGTGGCTTACTAAATCAAGTGTAtgggaaataaaataataatacaatagaCATACATTAAACAATGTTACTAGAGGAATCTCACCTGTACATCTTGCTGTAGGCGCTTGATATCCATATTTAGGTCCATCTGTATGTCTTCTAGTCGAGAGTAGGCCAATGGGGAGTGTTTGAAATGGCCTACAATCTTCCTTGCGTTGGCCAGAGTCTCTGTCACGCTGCGCTGAGACAGCAGACCCTCATGCACACAGAGTTGACAGGAATGGGCGACACAGCCCAAACTTGGCACCCCCATATCCCTCATAGCTTTCTTCATATTTGCCGCGTTGTCACGCAAAATTACGTGGACCCGTTGCTTATCAATTCTCCAGTTGTTGAGCATCGTTTCCATCGATTGCTGGATGCGCTCTGCGGTGTGCGATCCGCGAAATTCCTGTGCATGTAGGGTCGCACGGCGTAAAACAAAACTTGAATCAATCCATTGTGCGGTAAGGCTTAGTAGAGACATGGGAGCTACGGACGAACTCCAGATGTCTGTGGTGAATGAAACATGGGGTGCATCTGATAACATGACAAGTAGTTTGTCAGTAATCTTTTTATAAAGGGCTGGCAGAGCTTTCTCGGTAAAATAGTGACGAGACGGCATTTCAAATCGTGGTTCTACGTGCTCCATAAGCATAAGAAATCCAGGGTTCTCTACAAAGGCGAATGGCAGGTCACTCATTGCGATCATTTGTGCTATCTTGGCTGTAATGTCCTGTGCCTTCGCGCTGTCATGGGGCATTTTTTCTCTCCTCTTCAAACTCTCCTGCAGCGTGAGCTGACTCGTCTTCGGCTGGGTTGCCTGGGTATACTCGCTGTATTGTGTCGGGTGTTTGTTTTTGAGGTGCCGTATCAGATTTGTGGTGTTAAACGTAGCCTTTTCCTTTCCACCTCTTGAAATCCCAAGTTTACATATCTCGCAGTTTGCTATGGCAACGTTGTTGTCATCAACTTTATAATACTTCCAGACCGCAGACGACATACTCACACTTTCAGCTTTAAGTTGCTTCCGTGTTTTACTTTGCCCCGGCATTTAACCAATAGCGTCTCTGCAACAAAGTGATGTCATGCCGCACGCGTTGCTGTTTCTGTTTGGAATTAAAAAGGGTCTAACTCTTTGCCACCGCATAAATAtagatttgttaaaaaaataatgagaatatattaacataaatatccgagtcctgatcgggaggtaacgtccgattccgatcgagtctgaaatcacgtgatcggggccgatttccgatcatgtgatcggatcgggacatccctagtctgaaactgcatcgctctggggtgatttTTCGTTGTCATTAAAATTGAGCCCGattgacagaattaagtctaatgtgtgtttacgggtatgcgttggccctgacacattttgtctaatattgagagaatttagaacatccataaaagCTAATCCTAAAGTATCTTTTGGGTTATCAACATGGATATTaaagtcaccaacgataagagctttatctacagtgactaccagctcagacaggaaatctgctatttctttaagaaaatctgtgtggtggcccggaggtctatagattgtagctaggccaaaagaaagctgtttgtttttacgatcagttatttccatatttaacaacattatttcaaatgatttaaatttcagttcagatttatggtttactttaaatattttgttgtatattgtacatCACcccctctctccctctctctctcacacattgACTTTACTTTGGTGCGCCGCCCAGGTACATTAACAAGCGCCCAAGTATATCTGGCatcaaattttgtcttttttgttcttCCGTGATGATGACACTctttaataatgacattttgtgtgCGATTTGATGAGTTCGGTATGCGTTCAcgtgctctctgtttctcaatgaattgggtgcgacCCGAACAAGCCCGTGTCACATTTTATCCAtaatgtttctgaacttgagcaaaGTTTTACCATTAGAGGACTTCATGGAGCACCCGCagcccgtatggttccgggtttatatttgaAATGGTCAGTCGGGTCCGGGTCAGTCATAGTaaaattactttgggtcccaaagTCTGAATTTTGAAGGGCACACCAGCCCGAAGAAATGCCGGGTCTATGCACGGAGTGAAAGTGAGATGACACGCAGGTGTGCTAATTACATGGTGTATGCCGGTTCACCATGCTCTCCTCGGGTCTCAGTCGCGAAGCCAacactgaagcggtctcatatggggCAGCCCGAGCGGTATTACAGCCgaggctgctgccatatgccccaggagcCTCTGAAATGTTTCAGGGGGACCACTGACTTGCCTTTGAGAGTTTTGAAAAACGTTAGAATTGACTGTACACACGCTCttctcccagttgacccgaagacccaaacaagcgagatgccgaagcattaagTCTCTGTGTTTGCACAGCGTCTGCCGAGATTgagctattataagccaatcatCAAGATAAGCCAGAATGCGCACAAcgctctctctcaggggttttaacgCCACCTCCACTAATTTCGTCAAGACATGGGGAGAGAGAGACTaaaactttgtactgatatgccctcccctcaaacgcaaagcggagaaatgGCCTGTGggagggagaatggacacatgaaagtacgcgtctttcaggtctatggctgcaaaccaatcttgggggaCAAATGCATTGGAAAATGTCTTTCGACGTTATCATCCTGAACGGCATTTTTAGAAGTGCACGGTTCAGTACACGCAAATCCAAGATCGGATGTTACCCACCCCTCTTTTTGTGTATGATGAAGTACTGGCTGTAAAACCCTGACATCATCTCGTTTGGAGGGTCCGGCTCTATCGCGAGATGGGAAACAGAGGTGGGCGCCGCAGGACGCTCTCGGCGAGCGGCAGACTGAGGCTCCGACGTTGATGGACCAGGGGCAGCTCTCTTCCTCCGCGGCATGATCTTAGCGATCGCCTTAGTCTGCTTCTGTgcggcggagaactgctggCCAAAATTCTCCACTgactcgccgaagaggccggtctagGAGACGGGAGCAATCAGGAGTTTGTTCTTGTCGACTTCCATCATGTCggccagacacagccagagatggcgctCTTGGACCACCATGGTGGACATTGCACGACCGACTGCCTGGGTGGTAACTTTGGTCATCTTTAGTGCCAAGTCAGTGGCCGTTTGAAGCTCCGAGAAGGCAGGCGAGTCGTGGCCTCCCTCATGCAGATCCCTCA is a window from the Misgurnus anguillicaudatus chromosome 21, ASM2758022v2, whole genome shotgun sequence genome containing:
- the LOC141353311 gene encoding zinc finger BED domain-containing protein 4-like, with translation MSSAVWKYYKVDDNNVAIANCEICKLGISRGGKEKATFNTTNLIRHLKNKHPTQYSEYTQATQPKTSQLTLQESLKRREKMPHDSAKAQDITAKIAQMIAMSDLPFAFVENPGFLMLMEHVEPRFEMPSRHYFTEKALPALYKKITDKLLVMLSDAPHVSFTTDIWSSSVAPMSLLSLTAQWIDSSFVLRRATLHAQEFRGSHTAERIQQSMETMLNNWRIDKQRVHVILRDNAANMKKAMRDMGVPSLGCVAHSCQLCVHEGLLSQRSVTETLANARKIVGHFKHSPLAYSRLEDIQMDLNMDIKRLQHDGTAASICCRAYCNKKRALSVFAAERTLPATLTAHQWELMKKTADVLSPFEELTRDVSRETATAADVIPAITVLRRVLSREDDDDQGIKTMKRTLLEAVEKRCADIETEPLFYIATLLDPRYKDGFFTKSANLLHAKEHLIQEVAKTEGRRAVSAVPEENKAAAAEPVSKSPRHEACSSLDIAFEEILQERQSQGRSVSTTSAETQVQTYLSEKNTPKKSDPLQYWKEHAYQFPSMAAVAAQYLSAPCSSVDSERLFSAVANILDENRNRLKSDKTLPWEQQNCSGGRRNGGGTRGETEGQVLVVTKGQKARAGPAEQEAKAVQAEQKAKAVQAEQVEPESKAELETRVLLQTKSASWSEPQPMVVLEVLWACKQGQERERLAKPEKQNSRTIANMGSMELTGHTSNARGTTGPYPTGLAQTSSDYPQGKTSFFDTSSYGEQTQGMKVFLQGTEERVFSS